A single region of the Arthrobacter sp. zg-Y820 genome encodes:
- a CDS encoding Nif3-like dinuclear metal center hexameric protein → METNKPAEGSEPAAPGTEPDQHAAANPEPAATAAASVPTLGDVLLAAEELWPETLAEGWDAVGLVAGRPFRAVERILFAVDPTAEVIDEALDWGADLLVTHHPLFLKPVHSVAGTGFKGDAVHRLIEGGCALLTVHTNGDSAVGGVSDVLADAFGLHGVVPLVRAEDGLPEEGIGRVGELSEATTLADFAKLVFSILPAVAGGVRVAGDPHGLVRRVAVCGGAGDSLFDAVRRHKADVYVTADLRHHPASEAREAAVNGRPYLIDVSHFGSEWLWLTPAANALENMLNDQGFAAEIRISGTNTDPWDFVLTPGLN, encoded by the coding sequence ATGGAAACAAACAAGCCCGCCGAAGGCAGCGAACCGGCGGCACCGGGAACGGAACCGGACCAGCACGCCGCGGCAAACCCGGAACCGGCCGCAACGGCGGCAGCCTCCGTGCCCACCCTGGGAGATGTGCTGCTGGCCGCCGAGGAACTGTGGCCCGAAACCCTGGCCGAGGGCTGGGATGCCGTCGGTTTGGTGGCCGGACGCCCGTTCCGCGCCGTCGAACGCATTCTCTTTGCCGTGGACCCCACCGCCGAGGTGATCGACGAAGCCCTCGACTGGGGTGCTGACCTGCTGGTGACCCACCATCCTCTGTTCCTGAAGCCGGTCCATTCGGTGGCCGGCACCGGATTCAAGGGCGACGCCGTCCACCGCCTCATCGAAGGCGGATGCGCGCTGCTGACAGTGCATACCAACGGCGACAGCGCCGTCGGCGGAGTATCGGACGTCCTGGCCGACGCGTTCGGCCTTCACGGGGTCGTGCCCCTGGTTCGCGCCGAGGACGGACTGCCCGAGGAAGGCATCGGCCGGGTGGGGGAGCTGTCCGAAGCCACCACCCTGGCGGACTTCGCCAAACTGGTCTTCAGCATCCTGCCCGCCGTGGCCGGCGGCGTCCGCGTGGCCGGAGATCCGCACGGCCTCGTCCGCCGGGTTGCCGTCTGCGGCGGTGCCGGAGACAGCCTTTTCGACGCCGTGCGCCGGCATAAGGCTGACGTTTACGTCACAGCCGACCTGCGCCACCATCCGGCATCCGAGGCGCGCGAAGCGGCCGTCAACGGACGGCCCTACCTGATCGACGTCTCCCATTTCGGCAGTGAATGGCTGTGGTTGACCCCCGCAGCCAACGCCCTGGAGAACATGCTCAACGATCAGGGCTTCGCAGCGGAGATCCGAATCAGCGGCACCAACACCGATCCATGGGACTTTGTGCTGACCCCCGGGCTGAACTGA
- the msrA gene encoding peptide-methionine (S)-S-oxide reductase MsrA, which produces MKTYVLGGGCFWCLDALYQKTRGVTEVVSGYTGGQTAHPDYRSVCSGTTGHAEVVAVTFDEDIIPGEVILDMFFISHDPTTLNRQGYDVGTQYRSSMFYTNETEREEFEKARDRAQAHWDNPIVTEISPLPEFHVAESEHQNFYAKHPEVGYCQVIINPKLAKARKYYAEWLDN; this is translated from the coding sequence ATGAAGACCTATGTACTTGGCGGAGGATGCTTTTGGTGCCTCGACGCCCTATATCAAAAGACCCGCGGAGTGACCGAAGTTGTTTCCGGTTACACCGGCGGGCAGACCGCCCATCCGGACTACCGCAGCGTCTGTTCGGGAACCACGGGCCACGCGGAGGTTGTTGCAGTGACCTTTGATGAGGACATTATTCCGGGTGAAGTGATCCTGGACATGTTCTTCATCTCCCACGACCCCACCACCCTGAACCGTCAGGGCTACGACGTCGGAACCCAGTACCGTTCTTCGATGTTCTATACGAACGAGACGGAGCGCGAGGAATTCGAGAAGGCCCGGGACCGCGCCCAGGCACACTGGGACAATCCCATCGTGACGGAAATCTCGCCGCTGCCGGAGTTCCATGTGGCGGAATCCGAACACCAGAACTTCTACGCCAAGCACCCCGAGGTGGGCTACTGCCAGGTGATCATCAACCCCAAGCTCGCCAAGGCGAGGAAATATTACGCCGAATGGCTTGACAACTGA
- the cysK gene encoding cysteine synthase A, protein MGRIYDDVTQLVGGTPLVRLNRLTAGLDAEVAVKLEFYNPANSVKDRIGVAIVNAAEEAGALKPGGTIVEGTSGNTGIALAMVGAARGYKVILTMPETMSTERRVMLRAYGAEIVLTPGSEGMRGAVDKAKEIVANTENAIWAQQFANAANPEVHRQTTAEEIWEDTNGKVDIFVAGVGTGGTVTGVGQVLKKRKPGVQIVAVEPKDSAILNGGSPGPHKIQGLGANFVPEVLDTEIYDEVIDASIEDSVATARALGTQEGILGGISSGAIVWAALELAKRPENAGKLIVAVVCDFGERYISTVLYDDIRN, encoded by the coding sequence ATGGGACGGATTTACGACGACGTGACGCAGCTGGTCGGCGGCACGCCGCTGGTAAGGCTGAACCGGCTGACGGCAGGCCTTGACGCCGAGGTTGCGGTCAAGCTCGAGTTCTACAACCCCGCCAACAGCGTGAAGGACCGGATCGGCGTGGCCATCGTCAACGCCGCGGAAGAGGCCGGCGCACTGAAGCCCGGCGGCACGATCGTCGAGGGCACCTCCGGCAACACCGGCATCGCTCTGGCCATGGTGGGTGCCGCCCGCGGCTACAAGGTCATCCTGACAATGCCGGAGACCATGTCCACCGAGCGGCGCGTCATGCTCCGCGCCTACGGCGCCGAGATTGTCCTGACACCGGGCTCCGAAGGCATGCGCGGCGCCGTGGACAAGGCCAAGGAGATCGTGGCCAACACCGAGAACGCCATCTGGGCCCAGCAGTTCGCCAACGCTGCCAATCCGGAGGTCCACCGCCAGACGACGGCGGAGGAGATCTGGGAAGACACCAACGGCAAGGTGGACATCTTTGTGGCCGGGGTCGGCACCGGCGGCACCGTCACCGGCGTCGGGCAGGTCCTGAAGAAGCGCAAGCCCGGCGTGCAGATCGTCGCCGTGGAGCCCAAGGACTCCGCCATCCTCAACGGCGGCTCTCCGGGACCGCACAAGATCCAGGGCCTGGGTGCCAACTTTGTTCCCGAGGTGCTCGACACCGAGATCTATGACGAGGTCATCGATGCTTCGATCGAGGACTCCGTGGCCACCGCACGGGCGCTGGGCACGCAGGAGGGAATCCTCGGCGGCATTTCCTCGGGAGCCATTGTCTGGGCGGCCCTTGAGCTGGCCAAGCGGCCGGAAAACGCCGGTAAGCTGATTGTCGCCGTGGTCTGCGATTTCGGTGAGCGTTACATCTCCACCGTTCTGTACGACGACATCCGGAACTGA
- the epsC gene encoding serine O-acetyltransferase EpsC has protein sequence MSLFARLREDLDAAASHDPAARGSLENIVIYSGLHAIWMHRLTHRMWARPGLRFPARVLSQATRFATGIEIHPGATIGRRFFIDHGMGVVIGETAEIGNDVMLYHGVTLGGRSLARIKRHPTICDGVTVGAGAKILGPVTIGKNSAVGANAVVVKDAPADSIITGIPARWRHRHVKETQPAVDPAEYIDPAIYI, from the coding sequence GTGAGCCTGTTTGCACGCCTGCGTGAAGACCTCGACGCCGCGGCGTCCCATGACCCGGCCGCGCGCGGGTCGCTCGAGAACATTGTGATCTACTCGGGGCTTCACGCCATCTGGATGCACCGCCTGACCCACAGGATGTGGGCCCGGCCGGGGCTGCGTTTTCCGGCCCGGGTGCTCTCCCAGGCAACCCGCTTCGCCACCGGAATTGAAATCCATCCCGGGGCGACCATTGGCCGGCGCTTCTTCATTGATCACGGGATGGGCGTGGTGATCGGTGAGACGGCGGAGATCGGCAACGACGTCATGCTCTATCACGGCGTGACCCTCGGCGGGCGTTCCCTGGCCCGGATCAAGCGGCACCCCACCATCTGTGACGGCGTCACCGTGGGCGCCGGCGCGAAGATCCTGGGCCCGGTGACCATCGGCAAGAACAGCGCCGTCGGCGCCAACGCCGTCGTCGTGAAGGATGCTCCGGCCGATTCCATCATCACCGGAATCCCGGCCCGTTGGCGGCACCGCCATGTGAAAGAGACCCAGCCGGCCGTGGACCCGGCCGAGTACATCGACCCCGCAATCTACATCTGA
- the gndA gene encoding NADP-dependent phosphogluconate dehydrogenase produces MSAQIGVTGLAVMGANLARNLARNGYTVALHNRSIEKTDALLSAHGDEGDFIRTESLQELVDSLEKPRRVLIMVKAGAPVDSVIEKLVPLLEAGDIVIDAGNSHYEDTRRREAALAEKDLHFVGVGVSGGEEGALLGPSIMPGGSKESYDSLGPMLEKIAATYDGKPCCTWIGTDGAGHFVKMVHNGIEYADMQVIGEAYDLLRSAAGIEPAEQAKIFTEWNTGQLSSFLIEITAEVLAHTDARTGKPFVDVVVDSAGQKGTGRWTVVSGLDLGSPVSAIAESVFARALSSQRGQREEAQGILAGGEAAVELPETFVEDVRQALYASKLVSYAQGIDMLTSAAKTYGWDLKLDEIASLWRAGCIIRAELLDDIMKAYAGDSAPANLLLAPAFAESIAAALPAWRRVVSVAVQLGIPVPVFSSSLAYYDGLRRKRLPAALTQGLRDLFGAHTYHRVDDEGTFHTLWSGDHSEISAVDTH; encoded by the coding sequence TTGAGCGCACAAATTGGCGTCACCGGTCTGGCAGTAATGGGCGCAAACCTGGCCCGGAACCTGGCCCGGAACGGGTACACCGTGGCCCTTCACAACCGGTCGATCGAGAAGACTGACGCACTGCTGTCCGCGCACGGGGACGAAGGAGACTTCATCCGCACCGAATCCCTGCAGGAGCTGGTTGATTCACTCGAAAAGCCGCGCCGGGTCCTGATCATGGTCAAGGCCGGGGCGCCCGTTGACTCGGTGATCGAGAAGCTGGTGCCGCTGCTGGAAGCCGGTGACATTGTCATCGACGCCGGCAACTCGCACTACGAGGACACCCGCCGCCGCGAGGCCGCACTGGCCGAAAAGGACCTGCACTTCGTGGGCGTCGGAGTGTCCGGCGGCGAGGAAGGTGCCCTGCTGGGCCCGTCCATCATGCCCGGAGGCTCCAAAGAGTCCTACGACTCCCTGGGTCCGATGCTGGAAAAGATCGCCGCCACGTACGACGGCAAGCCCTGCTGCACCTGGATCGGCACCGACGGTGCCGGCCACTTCGTGAAGATGGTCCACAACGGCATCGAATACGCTGACATGCAGGTCATCGGGGAAGCTTATGACCTTCTGCGCTCAGCCGCAGGCATCGAGCCGGCCGAACAGGCCAAGATTTTCACCGAGTGGAACACCGGTCAGCTCAGCTCCTTCCTGATCGAAATCACCGCTGAGGTCCTGGCGCACACCGATGCCCGGACCGGCAAGCCGTTTGTCGACGTCGTCGTGGACTCCGCCGGCCAGAAGGGCACCGGCCGCTGGACTGTGGTCTCGGGCCTGGACCTGGGCTCGCCCGTGTCGGCGATTGCTGAATCAGTCTTTGCCCGGGCACTGTCCTCGCAGCGCGGCCAGCGCGAAGAGGCCCAGGGCATCCTTGCTGGCGGCGAAGCTGCCGTTGAGCTGCCCGAGACCTTCGTGGAGGACGTCCGGCAGGCACTGTACGCCTCCAAGCTGGTCAGCTACGCCCAGGGCATCGACATGCTCACCAGCGCCGCCAAGACGTACGGCTGGGACCTGAAGCTTGATGAGATCGCGTCGCTGTGGCGCGCCGGCTGCATCATCCGCGCGGAACTGCTCGATGACATTATGAAGGCCTACGCAGGCGACTCCGCACCGGCCAACCTGCTGCTGGCCCCGGCCTTCGCCGAGTCCATTGCCGCCGCCCTGCCGGCCTGGCGCCGTGTGGTGTCCGTTGCGGTCCAGCTGGGCATCCCGGTGCCCGTCTTCTCCTCATCGCTGGCCTACTACGACGGCCTGCGCCGCAAGCGCCTGCCCGCCGCCCTGACCCAGGGCCTGCGGGACCTGTTCGGCGCCCACACGTATCACCGCGTGGACGACGAGGGGACCTTCCACACGCTGTGGAGCGGTGACCACTCCGAGATCTCGGCGGTGGACACCCACTAG
- a CDS encoding serine hydrolase translates to MSTAFTRTTLRRSLAAAAALLLPLTAGCTGLPAAEEDPAPVEATTEPANPDSLPADEAEQLDAALNKYADQADAEISAAVYETATGRAWYYNPTAEYLEASLVKVPILLTLLRQATEQERELTLEEEYLAVMMIEYSDNNATTTLYQAVGGAPELSRTYELLGVTETQAAEIWGANATGVEDQLKVARAVLDGVDWINSDLQAYAVELMENVEADQQWGISAGLPAGGAEVALKNGWLQDDDLTWNVGSLGFVRSGGAEYAVVVLTSGTETMEDGVSVVEDVASVINSFETTGTPGTPPAAGDTDDAVWRAGGPEA, encoded by the coding sequence ATGTCTACAGCCTTTACCCGTACTACACTCCGGCGCTCACTTGCGGCAGCGGCCGCGCTGCTGCTCCCGCTCACCGCCGGCTGCACGGGCCTGCCGGCCGCCGAGGAAGATCCGGCGCCGGTCGAGGCCACCACGGAACCTGCCAATCCCGATTCCCTCCCTGCGGATGAGGCCGAGCAGCTCGACGCCGCGCTGAACAAGTACGCGGACCAGGCCGACGCCGAAATCTCCGCGGCCGTCTACGAGACCGCCACCGGCCGGGCCTGGTACTACAACCCAACCGCCGAATACCTCGAAGCCAGCTTGGTCAAAGTTCCCATCCTGCTGACCCTGCTGCGCCAGGCCACCGAGCAGGAGCGCGAGCTGACCCTGGAAGAGGAATACCTCGCCGTGATGATGATCGAATACAGCGACAATAACGCCACCACCACGCTTTACCAGGCCGTCGGAGGTGCGCCGGAGCTGTCCCGGACCTATGAGCTGCTCGGCGTGACGGAAACCCAGGCAGCCGAGATCTGGGGCGCCAATGCCACCGGCGTCGAGGACCAGCTCAAGGTCGCCCGCGCAGTGCTCGACGGCGTGGACTGGATCAACAGCGACCTGCAGGCATACGCCGTCGAACTAATGGAAAACGTGGAGGCCGACCAGCAGTGGGGGATCAGTGCCGGACTGCCGGCCGGCGGCGCCGAAGTCGCCCTGAAAAACGGCTGGCTGCAGGACGATGACCTGACCTGGAACGTCGGAAGCCTCGGATTCGTCCGCAGCGGCGGAGCGGAGTACGCGGTGGTGGTCCTGACCTCCGGGACCGAGACGATGGAAGACGGAGTTTCGGTGGTGGAGGACGTAGCCAGCGTCATCAACTCCTTCGAAACCACCGGAACCCCGGGCACCCCGCCTGCCGCAGGCGACACGGACGACGCAGTGTGGCGGGCCGGCGGGCCTGAAGCATAG
- a CDS encoding NAD(P)/FAD-dependent oxidoreductase: MTQRVGIIGAGPSGMAQLRAFESARALGAEVPDIVCFEKQSDWGGQWNYSWRTGLDGAGEPAHSSMYRHLWSNGPKECLEFADYSFDEHFGRPISSYPPREVLFDYIKGRVEKSDVRKYVRFNTVARWVSWGEEAAEFTVQVEDLVTGNTETHVFDTLVVAIGHFSSPVVPEFPGINTFPGEVLHAHDFRGAERFAGRNILMIGSSYSAEDIGSQAYKMGASSVTISYRSHELGYDWPEGIEERPLVTGFAGSTAQFLDGSTKEVDAVVLCTGYRHTFPFLPSELSLVSRNVLYPADLYKGVLWQDNPNLIYLGMQDQYYTFNMFDAQAWYARDVIMGRITVPTAQERAADIAGWLSAQDALVTHDDGADFQTAYVRDLIDRTDYPDFDLAAVSELFKAWMQDKQRDIMGYRDVVHPSVITGTMAQQHHTRWIEAMDDSLAAYLAPADGTAAAVPESESGADRLPVPLPVS, translated from the coding sequence ATGACACAACGGGTAGGAATCATTGGGGCCGGTCCCAGCGGAATGGCACAGCTGCGCGCCTTCGAATCGGCTCGCGCGCTCGGTGCTGAAGTTCCGGACATTGTCTGCTTCGAAAAACAGTCGGATTGGGGCGGCCAGTGGAACTACAGCTGGCGGACAGGACTGGACGGGGCAGGCGAGCCGGCGCATTCAAGCATGTACCGCCACCTCTGGTCCAACGGCCCCAAAGAATGCCTCGAGTTCGCTGATTACAGCTTTGACGAGCACTTCGGCCGCCCGATTTCCTCCTATCCCCCGCGGGAGGTCCTTTTTGACTACATCAAGGGCCGGGTCGAAAAGAGCGACGTGCGAAAGTACGTCCGCTTCAACACCGTGGCCCGATGGGTTTCCTGGGGCGAGGAGGCGGCGGAGTTCACCGTTCAAGTGGAAGACCTGGTCACGGGCAACACCGAAACCCACGTCTTCGATACGCTGGTGGTCGCCATCGGGCACTTCTCCAGCCCTGTGGTCCCGGAGTTTCCCGGAATCAATACCTTCCCCGGCGAGGTCCTGCACGCGCACGACTTCCGCGGCGCCGAACGCTTCGCCGGCCGCAACATCCTCATGATCGGCAGCAGCTATTCGGCCGAGGACATCGGCTCGCAGGCCTACAAGATGGGAGCCAGCTCGGTCACCATCAGCTACCGCAGCCACGAACTTGGTTATGACTGGCCGGAGGGCATCGAGGAACGTCCGCTCGTGACCGGCTTCGCGGGCAGCACCGCGCAGTTTCTGGACGGCAGCACCAAGGAGGTGGACGCCGTCGTGCTGTGCACCGGCTACCGCCACACCTTCCCGTTCCTACCCTCGGAGCTCTCCCTGGTGTCCCGGAACGTCCTCTATCCCGCAGACCTCTACAAGGGCGTCCTGTGGCAGGACAACCCGAACCTGATCTACCTGGGCATGCAGGACCAGTACTACACGTTCAATATGTTCGATGCGCAGGCCTGGTACGCCCGCGACGTCATCATGGGCAGAATAACGGTGCCGACGGCGCAGGAACGCGCGGCGGACATCGCCGGCTGGCTTTCAGCGCAGGACGCACTGGTCACGCACGACGACGGCGCCGACTTCCAGACTGCCTACGTCCGGGACCTCATCGACCGCACCGACTACCCCGACTTCGACCTGGCCGCCGTCTCAGAGCTGTTCAAGGCCTGGATGCAGGACAAGCAGCGGGACATCATGGGCTACCGCGACGTCGTGCATCCTTCGGTGATCACCGGGACCATGGCGCAGCAGCACCATACACGCTGGATCGAGGCGATGGATGACAGCCTGGCTGCCTATTTGGCGCCGGCGGACGGGACTGCTGCGGCGGTTCCGGAGTCAGAATCCGGAGCGGACCGGCTCCCGGTTCCCCTTCCCGTGTCCTAA
- a CDS encoding NAD-dependent protein deacetylase: MTNAPQFFDSPSAGQVSSGPVSSGQAGSGQGRPGLGLTGFVRSEPTPSAPAPTPDEERLLRRAVQLLSGRRLAVLTGAGMSTDSGIPDYRGPEAPPRKPMTYQEFVGDPELRRRYWARNHVGWHHLRHALPNAGHAAVARLERRGLTTGLITQNVDRLHADAGSALAVDLHGRFDRVLCLDCGTRYSRQTVARLLEELNPGFLERTRLDGDIAPDADADVADTEDFVVAGCPVCGGLLKPDFVYFGENVPRDRVAAAFAMLNAADALLVAGSSLTVMSGLRFVKHAHKSGKPVVIINRGSTRGDDLADLKIEAGVATALEYLAAELPDLSHDFGAD, from the coding sequence ATGACCAACGCACCTCAGTTCTTCGATTCACCTTCCGCCGGACAAGTTTCCTCCGGACCGGTTTCTTCCGGACAGGCCGGATCCGGGCAGGGAAGGCCCGGACTGGGGCTCACCGGATTTGTCCGCTCGGAGCCGACACCGTCGGCCCCTGCGCCCACGCCCGACGAGGAACGCCTGCTCCGCCGGGCGGTGCAGTTGTTGAGCGGCCGCCGCCTGGCTGTCCTGACCGGTGCCGGCATGAGCACGGATTCGGGCATCCCCGACTATCGGGGACCTGAAGCCCCGCCGCGCAAGCCCATGACGTACCAGGAGTTCGTGGGGGACCCCGAGCTCCGCCGCCGCTACTGGGCACGGAACCATGTTGGCTGGCACCATCTGCGCCACGCCCTCCCCAATGCCGGCCACGCCGCCGTCGCCCGCTTGGAACGCCGGGGCCTGACCACCGGCCTGATTACCCAGAACGTGGACCGGCTGCATGCCGACGCCGGCAGTGCCCTCGCCGTCGACCTGCACGGGCGCTTTGACCGCGTCCTGTGCCTGGACTGCGGCACCCGATATTCCCGCCAGACCGTGGCCCGGTTACTCGAGGAATTGAACCCCGGCTTCCTGGAGCGCACCCGGCTCGATGGCGACATCGCGCCCGACGCCGATGCGGACGTCGCGGACACCGAGGATTTCGTGGTGGCCGGCTGCCCCGTCTGCGGCGGTCTGCTCAAGCCGGACTTCGTCTATTTCGGCGAAAACGTTCCCCGCGACCGGGTGGCCGCGGCCTTCGCCATGCTCAACGCCGCCGACGCGCTGCTGGTCGCCGGTTCGTCGCTGACGGTGATGAGCGGACTGCGGTTCGTCAAGCACGCACACAAGAGCGGCAAGCCAGTGGTGATCATCAACCGCGGATCCACCCGTGGGGATGACCTCGCGGATCTGAAAATAGAGGCGGGAGTGGCCACCGCGTTGGAGTATTTGGCGGCGGAACTGCCCGACCTGTCGCACGATTTTGGCGCTGATTAG
- a CDS encoding redoxin domain-containing protein translates to MRRSPVPAAAPQRPAPDFSLPNQFGEPVSLSALRGTPVVLVFYPFAFSGVCTGELDELQGARDEIARAGSRLLAVSCDSKYALRAYAQQRGYSFDLLADFWPHGQVADAYQAFDADLGRPVRASFIIDGRGLIHTEIRSDPGTPRPLQAYLDALKEMPSE, encoded by the coding sequence TTGCGTCGAAGTCCGGTTCCGGCTGCTGCACCGCAGCGGCCGGCGCCGGACTTTTCGCTGCCCAATCAGTTTGGCGAACCGGTTTCCCTGTCCGCTCTTCGGGGAACACCCGTCGTTCTCGTGTTCTACCCCTTTGCTTTCTCGGGTGTGTGCACCGGAGAGCTGGATGAGCTTCAGGGTGCCCGGGATGAGATCGCCCGGGCGGGCTCCCGGTTGCTGGCGGTGTCCTGTGACTCAAAATACGCCCTGCGTGCCTATGCGCAGCAGCGCGGCTATTCCTTCGACCTGCTGGCCGATTTCTGGCCGCACGGCCAGGTGGCGGATGCCTACCAGGCGTTCGACGCCGATTTGGGACGTCCGGTCCGGGCCTCCTTTATCATCGATGGTAGAGGCCTGATCCACACCGAGATCCGGTCGGATCCCGGCACTCCCCGTCCCCTGCAGGCCTATCTGGACGCCCTCAAGGAGATGCCTTCGGAATGA
- a CDS encoding DUF3052 domain-containing protein, with the protein MSEAEAVTDKNVAGRLGFKDQDLIQEFGYDEDVDFDLRDGLEDLVGSELLTEEDHDVVDGVILWWRADDGDLVDALVDSITTLDDGGVVWVLTPKSGRVGYVPPADIEEAAPTSGLHVTTSAAVSSDWAATRLVARRKK; encoded by the coding sequence GTGAGCGAGGCCGAAGCCGTCACGGATAAGAACGTGGCGGGAAGATTGGGTTTCAAAGACCAAGACCTGATTCAGGAATTCGGTTACGACGAGGACGTCGATTTTGACCTCCGCGACGGCCTCGAGGACTTGGTGGGGAGCGAGCTCCTGACGGAAGAGGACCACGACGTCGTAGACGGAGTCATCCTCTGGTGGCGGGCCGACGACGGGGACCTGGTGGACGCGCTGGTGGATTCCATCACCACCCTCGACGACGGCGGAGTCGTCTGGGTCCTGACCCCCAAATCCGGACGGGTCGGGTACGTCCCCCCGGCTGACATTGAGGAAGCCGCGCCTACATCCGGCCTGCACGTCACGACATCCGCGGCGGTCAGCAGCGACTGGGCAGCAACCCGCCTGGTCGCCCGCCGCAAGAAGTAG